The Polymorphobacter megasporae genome window below encodes:
- the ndk gene encoding nucleoside-diphosphate kinase: protein MATERTFSIVKPDATRRNLTGAVNAMIEAAGLRIVAQKRLQLTQAQAEGFYAVHRERGFFGELVAFMISGPVVVQVLEGDNAVLAYRDIMGATNPANAAEGTIRKVHAESIEANTVHGSDSAENAAIEIAYFFAQTEITG from the coding sequence ATGGCCACCGAACGCACGTTTTCGATCGTCAAGCCCGACGCCACGCGCCGCAACCTGACCGGCGCAGTCAACGCGATGATCGAGGCCGCCGGCCTGCGGATCGTCGCGCAGAAGCGCCTCCAGCTGACCCAGGCGCAGGCCGAGGGCTTTTACGCCGTCCACCGCGAGCGCGGCTTTTTCGGCGAACTCGTCGCCTTCATGATTTCCGGCCCGGTCGTCGTCCAGGTCCTCGAAGGCGACAACGCCGTCCTCGCTTATCGCGACATCATGGGTGCGACCAACCCGGCAAATGCCGCCGAGGGCACGATCCGCAAGGTTCACGCCGAGAGCATCGAGGCGAACACCGTCCACGGTTCGGACAGCGCCGAAAATGCCGCGATCGAAATCGCCTATTTCTTCGCGCAGACCGAAATCACCGGCTGA
- a CDS encoding DNA polymerase III subunit chi: MTDVNFYQLAAKPLDAVLPRLLEKAVAAGYRAVIRAADPALLARLDAALWTYDPASFLPHAVDGPYAAAQPILLTGGDAGEGAANDADLLVVIDGVMPGELTAFRRALYLFDGADDAALGLARHHWKAIRELDGVTPVYWRETERGGWEKAA; the protein is encoded by the coding sequence ATGACCGACGTCAATTTCTACCAGCTCGCGGCGAAACCGCTCGATGCCGTCCTGCCGCGCCTGCTCGAAAAAGCGGTCGCGGCGGGGTATCGAGCGGTGATCCGCGCAGCCGACCCGGCCTTACTCGCGCGGCTCGACGCCGCGCTATGGACCTACGATCCAGCATCGTTTCTGCCGCACGCGGTCGATGGTCCGTACGCCGCCGCGCAGCCGATTCTCCTGACGGGCGGCGACGCTGGAGAGGGCGCGGCGAACGATGCCGACCTGCTCGTCGTGATCGACGGGGTCATGCCCGGCGAACTGACTGCCTTCCGCCGCGCGCTCTATCTGTTCGACGGTGCCGACGACGCCGCGCTCGGGCTTGCCCGGCACCACTGGAAGGCGATCCGCGAGCTCGATGGCGTCACCCCGGTGTACTGGCGCGAAACCGAGCGCGGCGGCTGGGAAAAAGCCGCCTAA
- a CDS encoding leucyl aminopeptidase, which yields MLINYAATVSADMMGALAVVAAKDAPLSGAALALDGVTGGQIARAMSAARFDGDAASVVEIFAPANSTATRVIVVGLGKAEAADAAAFEKIGGAIAAKLITSGEKSVTVDLTGLEGVGLPLAEAAARLAHGATLRAYRFDKYHTTMKASQKATLEAITIVGADDSAHANLAAIAAGVALTRDLVSEPANIIYPESFVERAAAVAPPGLAIEVLGEAEMTRLGMGALLGVSLGSDREAKILVMRWNGGGDAVPVVLVGKGVTFDTGGISIKPAAGMEDMKWDMGGAGAVTGALHALAARNAKVNVIGVCGLVENMPDGKAQRPGDVVTSMSGQTIEVINTDAEGRLVLCDVIWWAQEQFKPEVVVDLATLTGAMVVSLGHEQAGIFANDDALAAQLIAAGAATGDRLWRMPLGAEYDKLIDSPIADMKNVGPREGGSITAAQFIARFIKPGVKWAHLDIAGMAWTAKDGPLAPKGATGYGVRLLEKFVADNFEG from the coding sequence ATGCTCATCAATTACGCCGCGACTGTTTCTGCCGACATGATGGGCGCGCTCGCCGTCGTCGCTGCCAAGGACGCTCCGCTGTCGGGTGCGGCGCTCGCGCTCGACGGTGTCACCGGCGGCCAGATCGCGCGTGCCATGTCTGCAGCTCGCTTCGACGGCGATGCCGCCAGCGTCGTCGAGATTTTCGCTCCCGCCAATTCGACCGCGACGCGCGTCATCGTCGTCGGGCTCGGCAAGGCCGAGGCTGCCGACGCCGCCGCATTCGAGAAAATCGGCGGGGCGATCGCCGCCAAGCTCATCACCAGCGGCGAGAAGAGCGTCACCGTCGACCTGACCGGGCTCGAGGGAGTCGGCCTGCCGCTCGCCGAAGCCGCTGCGCGGCTCGCCCACGGCGCGACGCTTCGTGCCTACCGCTTCGACAAGTACCACACGACGATGAAAGCCTCGCAGAAGGCGACGCTCGAGGCGATCACGATCGTCGGCGCCGACGACAGCGCACACGCCAACCTCGCCGCGATTGCCGCCGGAGTCGCGTTGACCCGCGACCTCGTGTCCGAGCCGGCGAACATCATCTACCCCGAAAGTTTCGTCGAGCGCGCCGCTGCGGTCGCTCCCCCGGGATTGGCGATCGAGGTCCTCGGCGAGGCCGAGATGACCCGGCTCGGCATGGGCGCGCTGCTCGGCGTCAGCCTCGGTTCGGACCGCGAGGCAAAGATTCTCGTCATGCGCTGGAACGGCGGCGGCGATGCGGTGCCGGTGGTCCTCGTCGGCAAGGGCGTGACCTTCGACACCGGCGGCATATCGATCAAGCCCGCCGCGGGCATGGAAGACATGAAGTGGGACATGGGCGGAGCGGGCGCGGTCACCGGCGCGCTGCACGCGCTCGCGGCGCGTAACGCCAAGGTCAACGTCATCGGCGTCTGCGGGCTCGTGGAGAACATGCCCGACGGCAAGGCACAGCGTCCGGGCGACGTCGTTACCAGCATGTCGGGGCAGACGATCGAGGTGATCAACACCGACGCCGAGGGACGGCTGGTGCTGTGCGACGTGATCTGGTGGGCGCAGGAGCAGTTCAAGCCCGAGGTCGTCGTCGATCTCGCAACGCTGACCGGCGCGATGGTCGTCAGCCTCGGCCACGAGCAGGCCGGGATTTTTGCCAACGACGACGCGCTCGCGGCCCAGCTGATCGCGGCGGGCGCGGCGACCGGCGACCGGCTGTGGCGGATGCCGCTCGGCGCCGAGTACGACAAGCTTATCGATTCGCCGATCGCCGACATGAAGAACGTCGGCCCGCGCGAAGGCGGCTCGATCACCGCCGCGCAGTTCATCGCACGCTTCATCAAGCCGGGGGTCAAATGGGCACACCTCGACATCGCCGGCATGGCGTGGACGGCAAAGGACGGTCCGCTGGCACCGAAGGGCGCGACCGGATACGGCGTGCGCCTGCTCGAGAAGTTCGTCGCGGATAATTTCGAGGGGTGA